One Spinacia oleracea cultivar Varoflay chromosome 4, BTI_SOV_V1, whole genome shotgun sequence DNA segment encodes these proteins:
- the LOC110784542 gene encoding sucrose-phosphatase 2 isoform X4 yields MSVGTEIAYGDSLVPDVYWEQYLNHNWDRKIVTEETDKFPQLVLQSETEQRPHKVSFFVDKAKASQVIEVLEKRLVERGLDIKIIYSGGIALDVLPRGAGKGQALTYLIEKFDGKVPVNTLVCGDSGNDAELFSVSGVFGVMVRNAQEELLQWHASNAKNNQKILHASERCAAGIIQAIGHFGLGPCISLRDELDSPEYSTQCLNPGFEVVNLYLACEKWQRGEVEKSEEFVQNLKSKFHPSGVFVHASGVEKSLNECLDELEKSYGHMQGCRFRVWVDRVSSAQIGSDTWLVKFDKWELSGKECRCYLTTVLLNLKPEGFTWMHVHQTWMNGSTLETETVWLF; encoded by the exons ATGTCTGTGGGAACTGAAATTGCTTATGGTGATTCTTTGGTGCCTGATGTTTATTGGGAACAATATCTGAATCACAATTGGGATAGAAAGATTGTGACAGAAGAAACTGACAAGTTCCCTCAACTTGTGCTTCAG TCTGAAACTGAGCAGCGTCCTCACAAGGTTAGCTTCTTCGTGGACAAGGCCAAGGCGTCCCAAGTAATTGAGGTTCTTGAAAAACGCCTAGTAGAAAGAGGG TTAGATATTAAAATTATCTATAGTGGTGGGATTGCTCTGGATGTGCTACCAAGAGGAGCTGGCAAAGGACAGGCTCTCACATACCTGATAGAGAAATTTGATGGAAAAGTTCCTGTGAACACTCTTGTATGTGGTGATTCTGGAAATGATGCCGAATTGTTCAGTGTTTCTGGAGTTTTTGGTGTAATG GTCAGAAATGCACAGGAAGAGTTGTTGCAATGGCATGCATCAAATGCGAAAAATAACCAGAAAATACTTCATGCCTCCGAAAGATGTGCTGCTGGTATCATACAAGCCATTGGCCATTTTGGTCTAGGGCCTTGTATATCACTAAGAGATGAATTGGACTCCCCTGAATACTCTACACAATGTTTGAATCCAGGATTTGAAGTTGTGAATTTGTACTTGGCTTGTGAGAAATGGCAACGTGGAGAAGTTGAAAAGTCTGAGGAATTTGTTCAGAATTTGAAGTCAAAATTT CATCCATCAGGGGTCTTCGTCCATGCTTCTGGAGTGGAGAAATCTCTCAATGAATGCTTAGATGAACTGGAGAAGTCGTATGGACACATGCAAGGTTGCAGGTTTAGGGTGTGGGTGGACCGAGTTTCTTCAGCTCAGATTGGTTCTGATACTTGGCTGGTGAAATTTGACAAGTGGGAATTATCAG GTAAGGAATGCCGTTGCTATTTAACAACAGTGTTACTGAACTTAAAG CCCGAAGGATTCACTTGGATGCATGTACACCAAACGTGGATGAATGGATCAACATTAGAAACTGAAACGGTGTGGCTATTCTAG
- the LOC110784542 gene encoding sucrose-phosphatase 2 isoform X2: MDRLNSAARLMLVSDLDFTMVDHNDPENNDLLRFNALWEAYFRHDSLLVFSTGRSLTTYKELRNEKPLLTPDITVMSVGTEIAYGDSLVPDVYWEQYLNHNWDRKIVTEETDKFPQLVLQSETEQRPHKVSFFVDKAKASQVIEVLEKRLVERGLDIKIIYSGGIALDVLPRGAGKGQALTYLIEKFDGKVPVNTLVCGDSGNDAELFSVSGVFGVMVRNAQEELLQWHASNAKNNQKILHASERCAAGIIQAIGHFGLGPCISLRDELDSPEYSTQCLNPGFEVVNLYLACEKWQRGEVEKSEEFVQNLKSKFHPSGVFVHASGVEKSLNECLDELEKSYGHMQGCRFRVWVDRVSSAQIGSDTWLVKFDKWELSARRIHLDACTPNVDEWINIRN; this comes from the exons ATGGATCGGCTTAACAGCGCAGCACGCCTTATGTTAGTTTCAGATCTTGACTTCACAATG GTAGATCACAATGATCCTGAAAACAATGATCTCCTTAGATTTAATGCATTGTGGGAAGCATATTTTCGCCATGATTCCTTGCTTGTATTTTCAACAGGACGATCACTAACTACATACAAAGAGTTGAGGAATGAGAAACCATTGCTAACTCCAGATATAACTGTTATGTCTGTGGGAACTGAAATTGCTTATGGTGATTCTTTGGTGCCTGATGTTTATTGGGAACAATATCTGAATCACAATTGGGATAGAAAGATTGTGACAGAAGAAACTGACAAGTTCCCTCAACTTGTGCTTCAG TCTGAAACTGAGCAGCGTCCTCACAAGGTTAGCTTCTTCGTGGACAAGGCCAAGGCGTCCCAAGTAATTGAGGTTCTTGAAAAACGCCTAGTAGAAAGAGGG TTAGATATTAAAATTATCTATAGTGGTGGGATTGCTCTGGATGTGCTACCAAGAGGAGCTGGCAAAGGACAGGCTCTCACATACCTGATAGAGAAATTTGATGGAAAAGTTCCTGTGAACACTCTTGTATGTGGTGATTCTGGAAATGATGCCGAATTGTTCAGTGTTTCTGGAGTTTTTGGTGTAATG GTCAGAAATGCACAGGAAGAGTTGTTGCAATGGCATGCATCAAATGCGAAAAATAACCAGAAAATACTTCATGCCTCCGAAAGATGTGCTGCTGGTATCATACAAGCCATTGGCCATTTTGGTCTAGGGCCTTGTATATCACTAAGAGATGAATTGGACTCCCCTGAATACTCTACACAATGTTTGAATCCAGGATTTGAAGTTGTGAATTTGTACTTGGCTTGTGAGAAATGGCAACGTGGAGAAGTTGAAAAGTCTGAGGAATTTGTTCAGAATTTGAAGTCAAAATTT CATCCATCAGGGGTCTTCGTCCATGCTTCTGGAGTGGAGAAATCTCTCAATGAATGCTTAGATGAACTGGAGAAGTCGTATGGACACATGCAAGGTTGCAGGTTTAGGGTGTGGGTGGACCGAGTTTCTTCAGCTCAGATTGGTTCTGATACTTGGCTGGTGAAATTTGACAAGTGGGAATTATCAG CCCGAAGGATTCACTTGGATGCATGTACACCAAACGTGGATGAATGGATCAACATTAGAAACTGA
- the LOC110784542 gene encoding sucrose-phosphatase 2 isoform X3 gives MDRLNSAARLMLVSDLDFTMVDHNDPENNDLLRFNALWEAYFRHDSLLVFSTGRSLTTYKELRNEKPLLTPDITVMSVGTEIAYGDSLVPDVYWEQYLNHNWDRKIVTEETDKFPQLVLQSETEQRPHKVSFFVDKAKASQVIEVLEKRLVERGLDIKIIYSGGIALDVLPRGAGKGQALTYLIEKFDGKVPVNTLVCGDSGNDAELFSVSGVFGVMVRNAQEELLQWHASNAKNNQKILHASERCAAGIIQAIGHFGLGPCISLRDELDSPEYSTQCLNPGFEVVNLYLACEKWQRGEVEKSEEFVQNLKSKFHPSGVFVHASGVEKSLNECLDELEKSYGHMQGCRFRVWVDRVSSAQIGSDTWLVKFDKWELSA, from the exons ATGGATCGGCTTAACAGCGCAGCACGCCTTATGTTAGTTTCAGATCTTGACTTCACAATG GTAGATCACAATGATCCTGAAAACAATGATCTCCTTAGATTTAATGCATTGTGGGAAGCATATTTTCGCCATGATTCCTTGCTTGTATTTTCAACAGGACGATCACTAACTACATACAAAGAGTTGAGGAATGAGAAACCATTGCTAACTCCAGATATAACTGTTATGTCTGTGGGAACTGAAATTGCTTATGGTGATTCTTTGGTGCCTGATGTTTATTGGGAACAATATCTGAATCACAATTGGGATAGAAAGATTGTGACAGAAGAAACTGACAAGTTCCCTCAACTTGTGCTTCAG TCTGAAACTGAGCAGCGTCCTCACAAGGTTAGCTTCTTCGTGGACAAGGCCAAGGCGTCCCAAGTAATTGAGGTTCTTGAAAAACGCCTAGTAGAAAGAGGG TTAGATATTAAAATTATCTATAGTGGTGGGATTGCTCTGGATGTGCTACCAAGAGGAGCTGGCAAAGGACAGGCTCTCACATACCTGATAGAGAAATTTGATGGAAAAGTTCCTGTGAACACTCTTGTATGTGGTGATTCTGGAAATGATGCCGAATTGTTCAGTGTTTCTGGAGTTTTTGGTGTAATG GTCAGAAATGCACAGGAAGAGTTGTTGCAATGGCATGCATCAAATGCGAAAAATAACCAGAAAATACTTCATGCCTCCGAAAGATGTGCTGCTGGTATCATACAAGCCATTGGCCATTTTGGTCTAGGGCCTTGTATATCACTAAGAGATGAATTGGACTCCCCTGAATACTCTACACAATGTTTGAATCCAGGATTTGAAGTTGTGAATTTGTACTTGGCTTGTGAGAAATGGCAACGTGGAGAAGTTGAAAAGTCTGAGGAATTTGTTCAGAATTTGAAGTCAAAATTT CATCCATCAGGGGTCTTCGTCCATGCTTCTGGAGTGGAGAAATCTCTCAATGAATGCTTAGATGAACTGGAGAAGTCGTATGGACACATGCAAGGTTGCAGGTTTAGGGTGTGGGTGGACCGAGTTTCTTCAGCTCAGATTGGTTCTGATACTTGGCTGGTGAAATTTGACAAGTGGGAATTATCAG CTTGA
- the LOC110784530 gene encoding uncharacterized protein has translation MMNFRNFDDFWAFYMSQHSNPCTRRWHFAGTLSGIIISIYSLLFNWRFFVLAPLVGYGFAWYSHFFVEKNVPATFGHPIWSFYCDFKMFGLILTARLDGEIKRLGKRPVLHSF, from the coding sequence atgatgaATTTTAGGAACTTTGATGATTTCTGGGCTTTTTATATGAGTCAACACTCTAACCCATGTACAAGGCGTTGGCACTTTGCGGGTACTCTGAGTGGAATTATAATCTCAATTTACTCTTTATTGTTCAATTGGAGATTCTTCGTTTTGGCACCATTAGTTGGTTATGGATTCGCTTGGTATAGCCATTTCTTTGTAGAAAAGAATGTTCCTGCAACATTTGGTCATCCGATTTGGTCATTTTACTGTGATTTCAAGATGTTTGGATTAATTCTTACTGCTCGATTGGATGGAGAAATTAAGAGACTTGGTAAACGACCTGTTCTGCATTCTTtctga
- the LOC110784542 gene encoding sucrose-phosphatase 2 isoform X1, which translates to MDRLNSAARLMLVSDLDFTMVDHNDPENNDLLRFNALWEAYFRHDSLLVFSTGRSLTTYKELRNEKPLLTPDITVMSVGTEIAYGDSLVPDVYWEQYLNHNWDRKIVTEETDKFPQLVLQSETEQRPHKVSFFVDKAKASQVIEVLEKRLVERGLDIKIIYSGGIALDVLPRGAGKGQALTYLIEKFDGKVPVNTLVCGDSGNDAELFSVSGVFGVMVRNAQEELLQWHASNAKNNQKILHASERCAAGIIQAIGHFGLGPCISLRDELDSPEYSTQCLNPGFEVVNLYLACEKWQRGEVEKSEEFVQNLKSKFHPSGVFVHASGVEKSLNECLDELEKSYGHMQGCRFRVWVDRVSSAQIGSDTWLVKFDKWELSGKECRCYLTTVLLNLKPEGFTWMHVHQTWMNGSTLETETVWLF; encoded by the exons ATGGATCGGCTTAACAGCGCAGCACGCCTTATGTTAGTTTCAGATCTTGACTTCACAATG GTAGATCACAATGATCCTGAAAACAATGATCTCCTTAGATTTAATGCATTGTGGGAAGCATATTTTCGCCATGATTCCTTGCTTGTATTTTCAACAGGACGATCACTAACTACATACAAAGAGTTGAGGAATGAGAAACCATTGCTAACTCCAGATATAACTGTTATGTCTGTGGGAACTGAAATTGCTTATGGTGATTCTTTGGTGCCTGATGTTTATTGGGAACAATATCTGAATCACAATTGGGATAGAAAGATTGTGACAGAAGAAACTGACAAGTTCCCTCAACTTGTGCTTCAG TCTGAAACTGAGCAGCGTCCTCACAAGGTTAGCTTCTTCGTGGACAAGGCCAAGGCGTCCCAAGTAATTGAGGTTCTTGAAAAACGCCTAGTAGAAAGAGGG TTAGATATTAAAATTATCTATAGTGGTGGGATTGCTCTGGATGTGCTACCAAGAGGAGCTGGCAAAGGACAGGCTCTCACATACCTGATAGAGAAATTTGATGGAAAAGTTCCTGTGAACACTCTTGTATGTGGTGATTCTGGAAATGATGCCGAATTGTTCAGTGTTTCTGGAGTTTTTGGTGTAATG GTCAGAAATGCACAGGAAGAGTTGTTGCAATGGCATGCATCAAATGCGAAAAATAACCAGAAAATACTTCATGCCTCCGAAAGATGTGCTGCTGGTATCATACAAGCCATTGGCCATTTTGGTCTAGGGCCTTGTATATCACTAAGAGATGAATTGGACTCCCCTGAATACTCTACACAATGTTTGAATCCAGGATTTGAAGTTGTGAATTTGTACTTGGCTTGTGAGAAATGGCAACGTGGAGAAGTTGAAAAGTCTGAGGAATTTGTTCAGAATTTGAAGTCAAAATTT CATCCATCAGGGGTCTTCGTCCATGCTTCTGGAGTGGAGAAATCTCTCAATGAATGCTTAGATGAACTGGAGAAGTCGTATGGACACATGCAAGGTTGCAGGTTTAGGGTGTGGGTGGACCGAGTTTCTTCAGCTCAGATTGGTTCTGATACTTGGCTGGTGAAATTTGACAAGTGGGAATTATCAG GTAAGGAATGCCGTTGCTATTTAACAACAGTGTTACTGAACTTAAAG CCCGAAGGATTCACTTGGATGCATGTACACCAAACGTGGATGAATGGATCAACATTAGAAACTGAAACGGTGTGGCTATTCTAG